One genomic segment of Aulosira sp. FACHB-615 includes these proteins:
- a CDS encoding TIGR03792 family protein, which yields MVIELLKFQVDPNLRETFIQKDAEIWTTALAKYPGFLSKEVWINPNKPSEVTFMIRWATREQWQAISEADLAAIDSQFAQVMGDNFQMIESAEYQVRKFPHK from the coding sequence GTGGTTATAGAACTGCTAAAATTTCAAGTTGACCCAAATCTGCGGGAAACTTTTATCCAAAAGGATGCAGAAATTTGGACAACAGCATTAGCAAAGTATCCAGGCTTCCTCAGCAAAGAAGTCTGGATTAACCCAAACAAGCCCTCAGAAGTAACTTTTATGATTCGTTGGGCAACAAGAGAACAATGGCAAGCTATTTCTGAAGCAGACTTAGCCGCGATTGATAGTCAATTCGCACAAGTAATGGGAGATAATTTTCAGATGATTGAGTCAGCAGAATATCAAGTCAGAAAATTTCCTCATAAGTGA
- a CDS encoding DUF4351 domain-containing protein, translating to MIDHDRLFKELLTTFFWEFIELFFPEITAYLERDSITFLDKEIFTDVTAGEKYETDIVVKAKFRGQESCFLIHLEHQAYYQEAFDLRMYRYFARLYEKYGLPVYPIALFSYDRPKKVEQDFHQVAFPNKVVLQFNYDVIQLNRLNWREYLQQQNPVASALMAKMNIAPQDRPRVKSECLRLLATLQLDPARMQLISGFIDSYLRLNAQENQIFQAEIAQFEPTQQEVVMQIVTSWMEEGIQQGLQQGELKVIQRQLTRRIGTITPKLQEQLRGLSLTQLEDLAEALLDFSNEADLVAWLQQQ from the coding sequence TCTTCCCAGAAATCACTGCTTATCTGGAAAGAGACAGCATCACCTTCCTTGATAAAGAAATATTTACTGATGTTACGGCTGGTGAAAAATATGAAACTGACATAGTAGTAAAAGCAAAATTTAGAGGACAAGAATCCTGTTTCTTAATACATCTGGAACATCAAGCTTATTATCAAGAAGCATTTGATTTGCGGATGTATCGCTACTTTGCCAGATTGTATGAGAAATACGGCTTGCCAGTTTATCCCATTGCCTTATTTTCTTACGATCGCCCCAAAAAAGTCGAACAAGATTTTCATCAAGTTGCATTTCCCAATAAAGTCGTCTTGCAATTCAACTATGATGTGATTCAGTTAAATCGCTTGAATTGGCGAGAGTATCTACAACAGCAAAATCCTGTGGCTAGTGCGCTGATGGCGAAGATGAACATAGCGCCACAAGACCGTCCTAGAGTAAAATCGGAGTGTCTGCGCCTATTAGCTACATTGCAGTTAGATCCAGCACGGATGCAGTTAATTTCAGGGTTTATTGACAGTTATCTACGGCTAAATGCCCAAGAAAATCAAATATTCCAGGCGGAAATTGCCCAATTTGAACCAACTCAACAAGAGGTAGTTATGCAAATCGTCACCAGTTGGATGGAGGAAGGGATACAACAAGGGCTGCAACAAGGAGAATTGAAAGTAATTCAGCGTCAATTAACAAGACGCATCGGTACAATTACTCCTAAATTACAAGAGCAACTGCGGGGATTATCTTTAACTCAGTTAGAAGATTTAGCAGAAGCTTTACTAGATTTCTCTAATGAAGCTGATTTAGTAGCTTGGTTACAACAGCAATAA